One Oncorhynchus kisutch isolate 150728-3 linkage group LG30, Okis_V2, whole genome shotgun sequence genomic window, AGGGACCTTTCTTTGGACATTAAATTGTTGTTGTAGTAGAGGTAATGATTGTCTGTAACccatgctctccctctcttctatgaATAGGGAACGTCTATGGTTTTTATCTGTGCCCAGAACAGAAATGGCAGTTTCTTCTTCCTCTCTGCCCAGCGCAACAACCTCAACAACACAATTTCTCTGACACAAAGGGTGAAGAGGCTTTCATCTAATCAATTGACACTATTTGAGGTTGGTTATTGACTGTAGGCAAATGTAACACTTTTTCTTGTTCCCAGATTGTGAAAAACATCACTGGCTCAGTCAATGGGACTATCATACAGTGTAAATTCATGCTGCCAGCGGTTAATGCAACAACCAGGACCAGTCACGTCACCACCTTCGTCACCTTCCTCGCTGTGGGAAATGTCACAAACGGTAAGTGTTGACCTGATATTGGAACCaggcacagacccccccccctcactgtaATCATTTTATCTTTTAAACATCTGCCTTCTGCTTCATCCCTACTTATTCAGGTATGGGTATTGGTGACATCAACATACGCTTGACCAATAAACCGTTGAACCTGGCTGACCCTACCAGCAacgttgcaacaacaacaacagcaggcaGCAGCGCACTCACATCCCAAGGTAAGCAAATCAGGCTTGAGCTAGAAGTTGCCCTTAATCAACCATAGATCTGGTGGGGTCATGTCTATTCTAGTGCTTCCCAGTGTTGTCAGGTCCATAACATCCAGTCAATCCATACTTCCCTTTCAGCTGTGATGGTCCTGCTCAGTGTGCTGATGTATCGTCTTTCCTGAAGAGAACCTGAAGGTTAGCCAGCTTCAACACCAATGGAAAGAACCCTTTTACCCTAAATATTTGAAGGAAAATTGACTCCGTATCTCAGATGAATTACTGTTACGTGCAATGCTACTGTTAATGTGGGATCCTGGTAACTTAAATGTGTGTGAAAGGGAACAATTAGAATGTACGTATAATACAGTAAAAGGAattaatgtacagttgaagtcagaagtctacatacaccatagacaaatacatttaaactcagtttttcccaatATTTAATcctaggtcaattaggatcaccactttattttaagaatgtgaataatagtgatttatttcagcttttatttctttcatcacattcccagtgggtcagaagtttacatatacactcaattagtatttggtagcatcgccttttaaatgatttaacttgggtcaaatgttttgggtagccttccacaagcttcccacaataagttgggtgaattttggctcattcctcctgacagctggtgttaccgagtcaggtttgtaggcctccttgctcgcacactctaagttctgtccacaaattttctataggatcgaggtcagggctttgatggccactccaataccttgactttgttgtccttaagccattttgccacaactttggaagtgtgcttggggtcattgtccatttggaagacccatttgcgaccaagctttaacttcctgactgtcttgagatgttgcttcaatatatccacaattttccatcATGataacatctattttgtgaagtgcaccagtcccccctgcagcaaagcacccccatttacatgatgctgccacccccatgcttcacgtttgggatggtaatcttcagcttgcaagcctcccctttctcctctaaacagttctagttttgtttcatcagaccagaggacatttctccaaaaagtatgatctttgttgcaaaccgtagttcagctttttttggagcagtggtttcttccttggcGAGCGGCCTTCTTTTACTATGGATACTTTTGCACTTTtctcaaagtacattcatctctaggagacagaacacttcTACCTGAGCGGTCATGTTTATACAAAcgatggtaccttcaggtgtttggaaattgctcctaaggatgaatcagacttgtctGTCTACGTTTcccatgtcaagcagaggcacgccttgaaatacatccacaggtacacccccaaaaGCCATGACAATTTCCTGTTATTTCCCAATCTGTTTAAAGACAGTCAACAATTTTTATGCACAAAGATGTcctgatttgccaaaactatagtttaacaagatttgtggagtggttgaaaaaccagttttaatgactccaacctaagtgtatgtaaacttccggctaAACACAATACTGCCAATTTCATATGTGGATCCTTTAATAAATACTTataccctccttcctctggttaATTTCAGACATAGCTTACCAAAGTTGAGGCATTTTGTAGCCAAAAACATGCCATTGCATTCTTTCAACATGAATTGCTCAAAGCCCAGAAATAGGCAGTTTGTCTCCAATAGATGCATACTAAACATGAAGCTCATTATTGGATTTCAAGGAGAGGACCATTGTTTGAGTCTAAGTGTAACCATGATAAAGCACTTGTGGGGCCAGTCATGACATCCAAACAAAGTAACCTCTCCAAATAGTGGTGGTAAAAAGCATTAATCAGAGTATTTAATTGCAATTTATTACAGTACAACTCAGTATAAAAATAATAACATGAATATAAGGAACATACATACTCAGGTGGGCCCGTTTCTTCAAACCTTAACCCAATCTTTAAAGTTGTCATCTCTTGATTAGTAATGCCAATGTGGTGATTTGACTTGTGGCTCAGGTCAGAGAATAAACAGCCATTTCTGCTCTCTGCTGGTCAAAAAAAAGGAACAGCAGCACAGCAAATCACATTACTGCTTGCTACCTACAGCTAGTTCCAATGTAATTGGCTGCAGGACAATGCTACATGTATAACAATGATAGGAGGGGGCTGAAATGGGGACAAACTAAATTGCGTCAAGAAAAAAATATACCTGTGGGACAATGGAAGGGTGGTAGTGGGGGCAGGTGTGACATTTCATAGTGTGGGAATTAAAATAGGAGTCGGAGGTCCCACTGGAAGTTGTGGATGTGTTTGTCTGTACAAGTGTGCGTCCGTCTGTCTATGAATCCTCATCTCCGTTGACACTGTCACCATCGTCTCCATCCACAtgttctccttcctcctcctcct contains:
- the LOC109875306 gene encoding putative ferric-chelate reductase 1; translation: MDRGLLFVASMVMGCLAPGVSGNGHLSFANNTEVNITRTGCGLTKLCVETPEQCDPTGKTSCLFASIVTTAPSPPNGVDLLVELLGDSSGYIALGLTANETEGTSMVFICAQNRNGSFFFLSAQRNNLNNTISLTQRIVKNITGSVNGTIIQCKFMLPAVNATTRTSHVTTFVTFLAVGNVTNGMGIGDINIRLTNKPLNLADPTSNVATTTTAGSSALTSQAVMVLLSVLMYRLS